A window of Populus trichocarpa isolate Nisqually-1 chromosome 17, P.trichocarpa_v4.1, whole genome shotgun sequence genomic DNA:
ACCCGCGAAAATATGTaaacttttgaatttcaaaatggacAGGTTGCctgtaaaaataaactcatttcAAAGAAGCATGAACGCTTGCTAGAGTTCtatttggaatttgaaaaggacaggtcgcccgtgaaaataaactaattttagGAAGCATGAATGCTTGTTGAAGTTCTTTTTAGAATTTGAAAAGGGTGGGTCACCCGTGAAAATAGGTTgacttttgaatttcaaaatggacAAGTCGCTTGTGAAAATAGATCAATTTCAAGAAAGCATGAACACTTGCTGAagttctttttgaaatttaaaaagggtaggtcgcccatgaaaataaaccaatttcaaGAAAGTATAGATGCTTGCTGAATTTCTTATTGGAATTTGAAAAGGGTAAGTCACCCGTGAAAATAGGCCAACTTTGGAATATCAAAATGGGTAGGTCGCCtgtaaaaataaaccaatttcagGGAAGCATGAATGCTTGCTGAAGTTTTTTTTGGAACTTGAAAGTGGCAGGCCACCCATGAAAATAGGTCaacttttgaatttcaaaacaGGCGGGTCGCTCGTGAAAACAGATTAATTTCAGAGAAGTATTGACACTtgctgaaattcttttttaattttaaaataggcAGAtcacccatgaaaatagaccagtttttttaattttaaaatcaaagtcTTTAGATGGGTGGATCACCCAGTAAGTCaaacaaacattttttctttacaagttcACTATGCAAAACCTTGATGAGATTTTATTCCATAAATATTGTAAAGAGAGAACATttattgttacctatttttaacccacaaaaaaattaagaaaaggaaaggaaaaaaatagaaaaagaaaatccaaaaatataagaGGATACAGATAAAGAAAGCCTAGAAGATTGTCCAAGTTTATAGTAAAGGACcaaaataacaaatgaaaaggTCAGAGGACCAGATTGTACAAGATTAGCAAAATTAGTGACCTAGTTCTGATTGACAAAAGATCCAttaggtaaaaatatttttatttggtgtaaagaaatacaaatttggatgAGTAAAGACTTAACGAGGATTTTAGAAGgcctaattaatttattgtggaCTTAATTGCAaacaaaatcagtttttttagtcagtttgagtgttaattggaagaaattaaagtttagggattgaaattgaactttaaaaagtttaattggtcaaattttaggcttaattatgaaaaacataaagtttaaTAGCCAATTAGGGGCTTGATTGAAGAAACTCAAAACCATGGACCAAATCGTTATGCAAGACTTCAAGGActgaaattgatcaaatcataggttaaattaaaaaaaattaaaagtttaattgtcAATTAAGAGTCTAAGTGCATAAATCAAAAACCAAGGACTAGGATGAAAGTAACGCTAAACTTCAGGACTGATTATTGAGTTTGacagggatgaaattaaaagtttgagaggTAATTATGGGTGTAATTAAAAGTAATTggaagaataaggactaaaatgaaatctaatcagatcccaaattaaaaaccctaatttctagggGTTTAACCTAGACGACATATCGTTCACTCACTGTTCATCTCCTTCCTTTGCAGTTTGGGATGATTGGGTTAACACTATTCGAGAGTTTGTTATGGAGTTTTAGACCTTCAAATGGTATGAGGGTTTTTGCAAATGGAAGAAAATATCCCCTCTACAACTATATTTCCATAAAATTAGACGTTTACATCTCAATTCTTCTATTGAAATCTCCAACATCATATCCCTAATTAGCCATCactgtatttttatattctaagcTAATCAAGTTTGCACCTTTAAACAGGTCAAAACTAAGTCAAATACTTAAGGCTTTGTTTGGATTGTCACTGTTTTGATAAATGAATTTTGGCTTAAAAGTGTATTTGGAAAACATGTCTTTAGGCTTGTTTTAACAGTTTggttttgaacaaaaatattgttttgccaTAAATTaccctaaaaaattaaacaaattgatttttgtttgttgcaTACTGCccaattcttataaaaattgcatttttatttataataaaaaaagaaaaaaaattagcatggtTTTAGAAAAATACATGTGTTAAttttcctttgtattttttggaatatacaCCAAGTTTGtaaccaatatttcaataactttaaaattttaattcatgaaaatcaaTGGTCAAAATCCTAATATAAATGTTGGACTTATAAGGAGGCTAATATTTATATACCATAagttgactagaaaatttttaggattattttagatattcactaattttaatttagagtatttttttttaccataatataTAAGTTGTGGAGAAGCGTTTTTGCCTTCTAAGATAGGTGAACCATGTTAGAAAACCTACATGAACTATTCCCATAAGAATTTACTAGGCATACGAgcttataataaatttgaaatgctaGATTTATTCATAGAAGTAAATCTTTATTTCGAGCCAAAACAGACCATCGATTAGAAActcatcaaaacctttaaaccatATCTAGACCacacaatgcagcttatcttaggGAAGGTGCGCTAGGGTACTAATACTTTTCATAGCCACAACTAGTTATTTacttttggaattttttataaGACCAGTACATGTGGGTTTCTTAATGACCCTGAACCAAAGAATTAGGTGACAACTCATTTATCCCAACGTTTTGTTACGTCGCATCCACGTGCGACAATAGTCAATTAATAGCTTTCTTAATATGCCATCacttcaataaataataataataaaattaaataaatcattttttactccaatttttagtgatgtattatctattttttattgattattttttttagttttttcctacattaaatatcaaatcattttGTCAAAAGAATTGAATGGGTTGGGTTGggtttatattttgtaaaatataaaaacttaggTTGGATATAATAATAGGTCAAAACTCAACCCACTATATCCATGAAGatctataattttatagattgaaagaatttttttaaaaacaaatcatattgctactattattaaatataagagtttttatatttgattatgaaATACCACTTTggatatcatttttaatataagaacaTTTTATGGTGCTTAGGAAGTAACTATTGACGTCTTATTAGTTATTTCTTGGGACCTTCTTAAAGAAAGAACAAACACAAATAtgagacaaaaaataaaattcatagctcataaaaaatgataagaatatctACACCTAAATTTTTTCTCTCCCACATATCTCAACTTCTCCCTTTAAAATGGATATAGGGTGTATTCCATGAacaccataaaagaaaaatttcttcTAAGTATGGCAGTACATTCACACATTATCTCATTATCTAAATAgttgagaaataatttataaataaaaaaagaaaatattaatttaattttacaaatgttaataaaaaatataatatatttttaaaattataaatataatacatTGTAAATGctctatatgttttttaaaaaacaaattccttaaaataaaaataataaattataaaatgataacCAATTAATAGCTTGCCAtcacttcaaaaaataataagaataataataatgaataaataaatcattttttactttaatttttagtgatgtatcatcttttttttcttattaagattttttttccttcattaaaTATGAAATCATTTTGTCAACAAATTGAATGGGTTGGGTTTAtattatatgaaatataaaaaaattaggttggaTACAATAATGGATCAAAATTCAACCCACTATATCCATAAACACccttaattttatagattgaaagattttttttttaaaattcatattgctattattattaaatataagagtttttttttttatttgattatgaaATACCCCTTTGGgtatcatttttaatataactagTCAATATATAAAACTTTTATGGTGCTTAGGGAATAACTAATAACATTCTATTAGTTATTTCTTGAGACCgccttaaagaaaaaatagacacaaagataagaaagaaaattaaatttataactcACCAAAAGtgataataatatctttatctaaatttttttctcctacttatttttatttttttctttaaaatgaacATATGAAGAATTCCCTGAACACaataaaatttctcttcaatatGACAATACATTTACATGTGCTCTCATTATCTaaatagttgaaaaataatttataaattaaagaagaaaatactaatttaattttaacaaactttaataaaaaaaatataatatatttgtaaaattataaacgtattacattttaaatgctatgtatgttttgaaaaaataaatttcttaatataaaaataataaccaaTTAATAGCTTTCTTCTAATGCCatcatttcaataaataataagattaataataaaaaataaataaatcattttttactccaatttttagtgatgtattgtctatttttttattgattaatacttttttattttttttcattaaataataaaaaaacactatatttctttacaacaaaaaaaattcactagAAACCGGGTAGGTGATGAACAAATCGTTTTTTATCTATAAACATTTCtaagtaattaaatatttgttttttggtttacattgtttttaaaattgattttcaaactgtttatatttataaaaaaatataattaatatttttatatattttaatttatgattttattgtgctaatataaagaaataaaataaaaaacctaaaacctttttttaaaacattttcaattaaaaaaacatttttttccctctctaacCCGATACCTAGCAACCACTTACGAGTTACGACCCCATCcgatcttgaaaaaaaaaaaaacaaatacaaatacagataaagaaaagaaaaaaagaaatagaaaaagaaaaagaaagacgtTTCTTGAAGCCTAGGTTAGAAATCGATTACTCATTGAAAACCCAAACCCAACTGAAAAAAGGTcactccaacaaaaaaaacctctctctctctctctctctcggatACAATAAATAGTGACGACACCCAATTAAGCGTGACAGTGAGAATCTCCGATCCGATCAAGCTCGAAAAAAATGGCGAAATCTTGTGTAGATTTACCTGCTAAAGGTGGATTCAGTTTCGATCTTTGCAAAAGAAACGCTATGTTATCAGACAAGGGTCTCAAGCTTCCTCCTTTTAGAAAAACTGGAACTACCATTGTGGGTTTAGTTTTTCAGGTAAcatccttttattattttttttatagacaaTTATGAAGCTCAACCCAGTTACTACTTTATTTTCTGGGTTAtcgcctttttttaaaaaatcttcagTCAACTTGATTGGTTGAGTTATGGAGTTAGGGGTTTTTTCAGGTTAGGTTGGGACTgacccctttttctttttaaaggaaTTTGTTTTAGGGGTAGTGATGTTGTGTTTGGTTTCGCCAATTGAGATTGTTGATTTggttattaattgattttttgctaataattttatctaatattcGAAAAAAAAGGGGTTACAATGCTGTTAAAGAAGATTCCCCCGTATTTTTCTTACATAGATTATATATTGATTAGCATAACTTTTGCAAATTCTTGAATGAGCTCTCTGTTGTATCAATGTGTTCGTGGCTAGCTGTTGTGTAATTTGTAACTTGTTCAAAAAAGCATGCTGCTTTCTATTCTCTTAAAGTTTAGGATCGTTTGTGGTCACCTTTGCTTGAGTTTTGGGACTGCTATGTTGGATGGTCCGTGTTTTGGGAAAAGACTTGACATCTTTGGGTGGATGTTGAAACCTTAGCAAaagatagaaaattaaatttgttgcaCAATTGATTTATGtatataatctttttctttatttcacaaTTTCTACGTAGGATGGTGTCATTCTTGGAGCAGATACAAGAGCGACAGAGGGACCCATAGTTTGTGATAAGAATTGCGAAAAAATACACTATATGGCACCCAACATATATTGCTGTGGAGCAGGAACTGCTGCTGATACAGAAGCAGTAACAGGTACTTTTAGAAAAATTTTAGGTGTAGTTCTGGTTCTATGTAGAACTTTGTACTAGAAGTGCTGGATGCATAACTGGTTAcatcttttctccttttctaatGTTACTAAAGCTAATGCAATGCAATGGTGCTTGCATTTGTGTAGACATGGTCAGCTCACAGCTGCAATTACATCGTTACCATACTGGTCGAGAGTCGAGGGTTGTTACAGCACTGACTCTTCTTAAGAAGCATCTTTTCAAGTTGAGTTCTCTTGTTTCAAACTTATGCGATTTGCCATGTATCTCTTTATAGTGAGTGTATATTCCTGACAGCATAATGCTTTTTCTAGCTACCAAGGTCATGTCTCGGCTGCTTTGGTTCTTGGCGGGGTTGACTGCACTGGGCCTCATTTACACACTGTGAGTTCCACTACTTAAGAGGCATTTGTGCTGGAACTATTCTTTAGGCCTGGACTATTCTTTGATATCCTGCCAATGCAATGGCTTATTTTACAGATATATCCCCATGGGTCAACTGACACTTTGCCATTTGCTACAATGGGTTCTGGTTCTCTTGCTGCAATGGCTGTTTTTGAATCAAAGTACAAAGAAGGCCTTAGTGTAAGTTAGATTTTCTATGGAAGGTTTAGATGCCTGGGTGTGAagaactaaaaattttaatgcaGTATTACTCTTCATAATCATCCATAAATAGTGTTAGTTTAATGTTTGAATTCCACAGAATATGTTTATGATTGACAACATGAGATTGTTAAGACTGAAAATACTGTAGAAAGGATCAAAGAACAAGGAAAAAGTAGTCTATCCCATATATTCTTTTATATCATTGCTTCCCATTGAGTCCAAACAATAATGTATCCTTGTAGAGAGATGAAGGAATTAAGCTTGTGAGTGAGGCTGTATGCTCTGGCATATTCAATGACTTGGGAAGTGGAAGCAATGTTGATGTTTGTGTTATAACAAAGGTATGTTATTTCAATCAGTCCCCATCGCTATTTGTTGAAAGATGTCTTGAGCTCAAATTGATGAAAGTTCTCCATCGAAATTCTTGATGTCACAGGGGCACAAGGAATACTTGAGGAACCACATGTTGCCAAATCCTCGTACCTATGTCACTGAACGAGGGTACTCTTTTCCAAAGAAGACCGGTTAGTATTATGCATTCTCTTGCCTTTTGTAAATATGTCTCCATTTTTAACCAGACCGGCATTGTACTATTCAAGACTACCATCATACTTGCAATAAAACCTATGCTTATAGAGGAATAGCTAGCCTTTAAATGCTTTGACCATTCTCTCTGAAATGCTAAACACTAGAGCCATAACTTATTTTCATTGTCTCAAAATCTTATctactctctttctctctatcaAGAAAGTTAAATTGAAGACCCGTAGCTTTTTTCAATTGTCTCATGTTCTCGTCCTATGTTTCTTTTCTGGAGTTCATCAATTACCAATACCttaatttttagatattgaCCGTGTTGATTacatttttatgttcttttgctTCCTTTGTGATGCTTCTCCTTTATCAAACTGGTGTACTAGGATTCACCCACCAGTCAGtgctttatttttctaataaaatactATAGATCCccaaaaaagagggaaaagaagAATCCCTGTTACTTAAGACTTGCCTGGTGCTTGCTATTTCTTACTTTCCAAAAGAGTTGAAACAAAGTACCATAGCTTAGCATGTTTCTAAGTATTAGAGGTTGGACATGCCTTTAGTACAGTGCATCAAACTCTGTGGCTGCcactgaaagaaaataaaatgtgaatTCTCTAATCCTCAGAATAGTGTTCTAGACTTCAAATGTTGTCTTGTCAGTAAAAAAGTGTAGTTGAGTCCTGTAATTACCCCTGTTTGTCTTCCCAAGCAAATAATGTTTGATTGTTTTGGAAGTTTGTAATTTGTTGGTTAATTTTGCTATTTGTCTTGTTACAGAGGTTCTCATGACAAAGATTACTCCCCTGAGGGAGAGGGTTGAAGTGATTGAAGGAGGTGATGCAATGGAAGAAGAGTAAATAATCATAGCAATCAAGAGGACACAGTAGAGATTTTTCCAACTCCGGTATGGTCTTTGTGGCCGCTGGGATGGATGTCCTTGATAATGTCCAGTTTCGAAACCTCATTGACtttaatattgaaatgtttCTGGGCTTGGCTTCATGCTACACTCCTGGAGAGTTGCTGttttgtaatttatgttttttttgttttgtttttaattatcgCTCTAACTCTTTGAATGCAATTGCAACCTCCTTTGCTCTTCTCATTCTTTGAAGTTGCTGGAGGAATGAAGGGCTGTCTTGTAGTCGCTTGGCCTGTGTGATGATTTCACGGAGAAGGGAAGGAAGCAGCGCAGGAGAGCATTATCTcaagggaggggaggggaggaaTCTGGACTTGATGGACAATTAATTGTCAAGGGGTTTAATGGaaccatagttataaaacctgACTCGGGTGTTGACCCGGTCAAGGAGCCGGGTCTCGGGTTTTAGAGGTTAACCCGgatcaactcgggtcaacctggaaaaattttaaaatatatatttaaagttttaatatttcataaaaaaaatattaaaatagaaaagagattTTCTTAATggtatttaactaaaaaatatatgcttcTAATTCGgtaatgttttataataaaacaatttcctcttaatattaaatttgagaagaataaaagaaaaagaagtgaacatggttttttatatatatttgagagcGATAGAAAAATACATGGAACGAAATAAAATCAGTCAAAATTTAAAGATCAGGAGAGTAATAGTTGaagatttatattaaaaaatcttaaaaagaaataaaatatacttattaattaatttttataaaataaaatttatctccGCTTGACAAAAACTCTAAGTGcgaaataaagttttaaaaatattttactatgttta
This region includes:
- the LOC7496649 gene encoding proteasome subunit beta type-7-B is translated as MAKSCVDLPAKGGFSFDLCKRNAMLSDKGLKLPPFRKTGTTIVGLVFQDGVILGADTRATEGPIVCDKNCEKIHYMAPNIYCCGAGTAADTEAVTDMVSSQLQLHRYHTGRESRVVTALTLLKKHLFNYQGHVSAALVLGGVDCTGPHLHTIYPHGSTDTLPFATMGSGSLAAMAVFESKYKEGLSRDEGIKLVSEAVCSGIFNDLGSGSNVDVCVITKGHKEYLRNHMLPNPRTYVTERGYSFPKKTEVLMTKITPLRERVEVIEGGDAMEEE